From a region of the Synechococcus sp. RS9916 genome:
- the rimM gene encoding ribosome maturation factor RimM (Essential for efficient processing of 16S rRNA), protein MFSAGAPAVPTSSEDWLPVGKVVGVQGLKGELRINPASEFPERFTDPGSRWLKARGSAPREMELKSGRQLPGRSVFVVRFAGIDNREAAEALIGQTLMVPADDRPELEEGEFHLLDLVGLEARLSADGDAIGTVSDLISGGNELLELKTPDGDTLMVPFVEAIVPEVHVDDGWLLLTPPPGLLEL, encoded by the coding sequence ATGTTCAGCGCCGGCGCCCCCGCGGTTCCCACATCCTCCGAAGACTGGTTGCCGGTGGGCAAGGTGGTGGGTGTTCAGGGTCTGAAGGGCGAGCTGCGCATTAACCCCGCCAGTGAGTTTCCAGAGCGGTTCACTGATCCCGGCAGCCGCTGGCTGAAAGCACGGGGATCCGCCCCCAGAGAAATGGAACTGAAAAGTGGTCGTCAACTGCCGGGTAGGAGCGTATTTGTGGTGCGCTTTGCAGGAATCGACAACCGCGAAGCAGCCGAAGCCCTGATCGGCCAAACCTTGATGGTGCCGGCCGACGACCGCCCCGAACTGGAAGAAGGGGAATTCCACCTGCTGGATCTGGTGGGACTGGAAGCCCGCCTGAGCGCCGACGGAGACGCGATCGGCACGGTGAGTGATCTGATCAGCGGCGGCAACGAGCTCCTCGAGCTGAAAACACCCGACGGCGACACCTTGATGGTGCCGTTCGTGGAGGCAATCGTGCCGGAGGTGCACGTCGACGACGGCTGGCTGCTGCTCACGCCACCACCTGGCCTGCTGGAGCTGTGA
- a CDS encoding GDP-L-fucose synthase, with protein MTNTSSKSLLRASDRIFIAGARGMAGSAISRGLTRKGYGDAARGGALLTPTRQKLDLLDGQAVSTWMQTNHPDVVVLAAATVGGIEANRSRPADFLLQNLSLQTNVMEAAWQAGTRRLLFLGSSCIYPKFAEQPIREETLLTGALEPTNEWYAIAKIAGIKLAEALRQQHGFDAISLMPTNLYGPGDNYHPTGSHVLPALIRRFHEAKQANAPSVTCWGSGTPLREFLHADDLGEACVFALENWSALSANAPKDDQGAPLAFLNVGTGIDLSIRELAEQVAEAVGYSGTIHWDTSKPDGTPKKQLNVSRLSELGWSARIPLSEGLLSAVQDFERNLSLGRLRE; from the coding sequence ATGACAAACACTTCCTCAAAATCTCTGCTCCGCGCAAGCGACCGCATCTTCATTGCCGGTGCCCGCGGCATGGCCGGCAGTGCCATCAGCCGCGGGCTGACGCGCAAGGGCTATGGCGATGCAGCGCGCGGCGGGGCACTACTCACCCCCACGCGTCAAAAGCTCGATCTGCTCGATGGCCAGGCCGTCAGCACCTGGATGCAAACCAACCACCCTGATGTGGTGGTGCTGGCGGCCGCCACCGTCGGCGGCATTGAGGCCAACCGCAGCCGTCCCGCCGATTTCCTGCTGCAGAATCTCAGTCTGCAGACCAACGTGATGGAAGCGGCCTGGCAAGCCGGCACCCGCCGGCTGCTGTTTCTCGGCAGCAGCTGCATCTACCCCAAATTCGCCGAGCAACCGATCCGAGAAGAAACACTGCTCACCGGCGCTCTGGAGCCCACAAACGAGTGGTACGCCATCGCCAAAATCGCCGGGATCAAGCTCGCGGAAGCCCTGCGCCAACAGCATGGCTTTGATGCCATCAGCCTGATGCCCACCAATCTCTACGGGCCCGGTGACAACTATCATCCCACCGGCAGCCATGTTCTGCCAGCCCTCATCCGCCGCTTCCATGAAGCCAAGCAAGCAAACGCCCCCTCGGTGACCTGCTGGGGGAGCGGCACGCCCCTTCGCGAATTCCTGCACGCCGATGACCTGGGTGAGGCCTGCGTCTTTGCCCTCGAGAACTGGTCAGCTCTATCCGCCAATGCACCGAAAGACGATCAGGGCGCACCGCTCGCCTTTCTCAACGTAGGTACCGGTATCGACCTCAGTATCCGCGAACTCGCCGAGCAAGTAGCCGAAGCAGTCGGCTACAGCGGCACCATTCACTGGGACACCAGCAAACCCGACGGCACACCAAAAAAACAACTCAATGTGAGCCGGCTAAGTGAATTAGGATGGTCGGCTCGGATTCCACTATCAGAGGGTCTCCTATCAGCGGTACAGGATTTTGAACGAAACCTTTCATTAGGCCGGCTCAGAGAGTAA
- a CDS encoding NAD(P)H dehydrogenase subunit NdhS, with protein MASATPILPGATVKVVDATSIYNGYTGFVQRISGDRAAVLFEGGNWDKLITMRLRDLQAA; from the coding sequence ATGGCCAGCGCCACTCCGATTCTTCCTGGCGCCACGGTGAAAGTGGTCGATGCCACTTCGATTTACAACGGCTACACCGGGTTTGTGCAACGCATCAGCGGCGATCGCGCTGCTGTGCTGTTTGAAGGCGGCAACTGGGACAAGCTCATCACCATGCGGCTGCGCGACCTTCAAGCCGCCTGA
- the gmd gene encoding GDP-mannose 4,6-dehydratase: protein MKKALITGITGQDGSYLAELLLEKGYAVHGIKRRASSFNTTRIDHLYQDPHETDRSGQPPRLTLHYGDLSDGSNLQRIIEQVQPDEIYNLGAQSHVAVSFEAPEYTANVDALGTLRILEAVRICGLTAKTRIYQASTSELYGLVQEVPQKETTPFHPRSPYGVAKLYAYWITVNYREAYGMYACNGLLFNHESPRRGETFVTRKITRGLARIDAGLDQCLYMGNLDSLRDWGHARDYVEMQWRMLQQETPEDFVIATGRQESVRRFIELAAQALGWGQLQWEGSGVRETGRRSDTGAIVVRIDPRYFRPAEVETLLGDPTNAREKLGWTPTTTLEELVNEMIAVDQEEARKEAYLQAKGFQVVGARE from the coding sequence ATGAAAAAAGCTCTGATCACTGGGATCACCGGCCAGGACGGCTCCTATCTCGCTGAGCTCCTCCTGGAGAAGGGCTACGCCGTCCACGGCATCAAACGCCGCGCCTCCTCCTTCAACACCACCCGCATCGATCACCTCTATCAAGATCCTCACGAGACTGATCGGTCAGGACAGCCTCCGCGCCTCACCCTTCATTACGGAGATCTCTCTGACGGCAGCAACCTGCAGCGCATCATCGAGCAGGTTCAACCCGATGAGATCTACAACCTCGGCGCACAGAGCCATGTGGCCGTGAGTTTCGAGGCACCTGAATACACCGCCAACGTCGATGCCCTCGGCACCCTGCGCATCCTCGAGGCCGTGCGGATCTGCGGTCTCACAGCAAAAACGCGCATCTATCAAGCCTCCACCTCCGAGCTCTACGGCCTGGTTCAGGAGGTCCCGCAAAAGGAAACCACCCCGTTTCACCCCCGTAGTCCCTACGGCGTGGCCAAGCTTTACGCCTACTGGATCACCGTCAACTACCGCGAGGCCTACGGCATGTATGCCTGCAATGGCCTGCTGTTCAATCACGAGAGCCCCAGGCGGGGTGAAACCTTCGTCACCCGCAAGATCACCCGTGGCCTGGCCCGCATTGATGCCGGCCTCGACCAGTGCCTCTACATGGGCAACCTCGATTCCCTGCGCGACTGGGGCCACGCCCGCGACTACGTCGAAATGCAGTGGCGCATGCTCCAGCAGGAGACCCCAGAAGACTTCGTGATTGCCACCGGCCGCCAAGAATCGGTGCGCCGCTTCATTGAGCTCGCCGCCCAGGCCCTCGGTTGGGGTCAGCTCCAATGGGAGGGCTCAGGTGTAAGAGAAACCGGCCGCCGCAGCGACACCGGAGCCATCGTGGTGCGCATCGATCCTCGTTATTTCCGCCCCGCGGAAGTGGAGACCCTGCTCGGGGATCCCACCAACGCCCGCGAGAAGCTTGGCTGGACGCCCACCACCACCCTGGAAGAACTGGTCAACGAGATGATCGCCGTCGACCAGGAAGAAGCCCGTAAAGAGGCCTACCTCCAAGCCAAAGGCTTCCAGGTGGTGGGGGCACGGGAATGA
- a CDS encoding glycogen/starch/alpha-glucan phosphorylase: MSTSEPLDLRLPTPSCFADPERAGLEADAVFAGMTEHLFFTLGKLAPTASRHDLYMALSYAVRDRLMTRYLASLEAIRARPQKTVAYLSAEFLIGPQLNNNLLNLGIQKEAEEAVRRFGVESLQQILDVEEEPGLGNGGLGRLAACYMESLASLQVPATGYGIRYEFGIFDQLIRDGWQVEVTDKWLKGGWPWELPQPDEACFVGFGGRTESYLDDKGNYRSRWIPAEHAIGVPHDVPVLGYRVNTCDRLRLWRADATESFDFYAFNIGDYYGAVEEKVGSETLSKVLYPNDGTDEGRRLRLKQQHFFVSCSLQDMLRSLDHRGLAVENFADYWTVQLNDTHPAIAVAELMRLLIDDRHLEWNQAWEITTQSVAYTNHTLLPEALEKWDLRLFADLLPRHLELIYEINRRFLQQVRLRFPGNDAILRKLSIIDEDGNKAVRMAHLATIGAHHVNGVAALHSDLVRTQLLPEFAALWPEKFTNVTNGVTPRRWVALANPEMSALFDQMVGPDWISNMESLRKLEAHQHDSTFLYQWGETKLSVKRKLANYIHRHSGVLVDPASLFDVQVKRIHEYKRQHLNALQIITQYLRIKNGQADGLAPRTVIFGGKAAPGYYMAKLMIRFINGIAETVNADPDMDGRLRVVFLPNYTVKLGEQVYPGSDLSEQISTAGKEASGTGNMKFAMNGALTIGTLDGANVEIRDKVGADNFFLFGKTVEEIAALKQSGYRPWEVINSTPELAEAIHLIESGHFSNGDADLFRPLLDNLTGSDPFFVMADFADYLRAQDAVSQAWSDRTQWNRMSVLNAARSGFFSSDRSIQEYCDHIWKVQPLKVDITCDVR, encoded by the coding sequence ATGAGCACCTCCGAGCCTCTCGATCTACGTCTGCCCACGCCCAGCTGCTTCGCCGACCCCGAACGGGCCGGGCTTGAAGCCGATGCCGTGTTTGCCGGCATGACCGAGCACCTGTTCTTCACGCTGGGAAAACTCGCCCCCACCGCCAGCCGCCATGACCTCTACATGGCCCTCAGCTATGCGGTGCGCGACCGGCTGATGACCCGCTACCTGGCCAGCCTCGAGGCCATCCGAGCCCGGCCACAGAAAACAGTGGCGTACCTCTCGGCGGAATTCCTGATCGGCCCCCAGCTCAACAACAACCTTCTCAACCTCGGGATTCAGAAGGAGGCCGAGGAAGCGGTGCGTCGCTTCGGCGTGGAATCGCTGCAGCAGATCCTCGATGTGGAGGAAGAGCCAGGCCTGGGCAATGGAGGGCTCGGCCGTCTGGCGGCCTGCTACATGGAATCCCTCGCCAGCCTACAGGTGCCAGCCACCGGCTACGGCATCCGCTACGAGTTCGGCATCTTCGACCAGCTGATCCGCGACGGGTGGCAGGTGGAAGTCACCGATAAGTGGCTCAAAGGCGGGTGGCCTTGGGAACTGCCCCAACCGGATGAAGCCTGCTTCGTGGGATTCGGGGGCCGCACCGAGAGCTATCTCGACGACAAAGGGAATTACCGCTCCCGTTGGATCCCGGCGGAGCATGCCATCGGCGTCCCCCACGATGTGCCCGTCCTGGGCTACCGGGTCAACACCTGCGACCGCCTGCGCCTGTGGCGCGCGGACGCGACCGAGAGCTTCGACTTCTATGCCTTCAACATCGGCGATTACTACGGCGCCGTGGAGGAGAAGGTGGGCAGCGAAACCCTCTCCAAGGTGCTTTATCCGAATGACGGCACCGATGAGGGCCGACGCCTGCGCCTGAAGCAGCAGCACTTCTTCGTGAGCTGCTCCCTACAGGACATGCTGCGCAGCCTCGATCACCGCGGCCTTGCGGTGGAGAACTTTGCCGACTACTGGACGGTGCAGCTCAATGACACCCACCCGGCGATTGCGGTGGCCGAACTGATGCGGCTGCTGATCGATGATCGCCACCTGGAATGGAACCAGGCCTGGGAGATCACCACCCAATCGGTGGCCTACACCAACCACACCCTGCTGCCGGAAGCTCTGGAAAAGTGGGATCTACGCCTGTTCGCCGACCTGCTGCCCAGGCATCTAGAGCTGATCTACGAGATCAACCGTCGCTTTCTCCAGCAGGTACGACTGCGCTTCCCAGGCAATGACGCCATCCTGCGCAAGCTCTCGATCATCGATGAAGACGGCAACAAAGCCGTGCGCATGGCCCACCTGGCCACGATCGGCGCCCATCACGTCAACGGTGTTGCCGCGCTGCACTCCGATCTGGTGCGCACCCAACTGCTGCCTGAATTTGCTGCACTCTGGCCCGAGAAATTCACCAATGTCACCAATGGCGTGACGCCCCGCCGCTGGGTGGCGCTGGCAAACCCAGAGATGTCAGCTCTGTTTGACCAGATGGTGGGCCCCGACTGGATCTCCAACATGGAGAGCCTGCGCAAGCTGGAAGCCCATCAACACGACAGCACGTTTCTCTATCAATGGGGCGAAACCAAACTGTCGGTCAAACGCAAACTGGCGAACTACATCCACCGTCATTCCGGTGTGCTGGTGGACCCTGCGAGCTTGTTCGATGTGCAGGTGAAGCGGATCCACGAATACAAACGCCAGCACCTGAATGCGCTGCAGATCATCACCCAATACCTGCGCATCAAGAACGGCCAGGCCGATGGATTAGCGCCCCGCACCGTGATCTTTGGGGGCAAAGCGGCACCGGGCTATTACATGGCCAAACTGATGATCCGCTTCATCAACGGCATCGCCGAAACGGTCAATGCCGATCCAGATATGGATGGCCGCTTGCGGGTGGTGTTTCTGCCCAATTACACGGTGAAGCTGGGTGAGCAGGTGTATCCCGGCTCCGATCTCTCCGAACAGATCTCGACTGCAGGGAAGGAAGCCTCAGGCACCGGCAACATGAAGTTCGCCATGAATGGAGCCCTCACCATCGGCACCCTCGATGGCGCCAACGTGGAAATCCGCGACAAGGTCGGCGCCGACAACTTCTTCCTGTTCGGCAAAACCGTGGAAGAGATCGCGGCCCTGAAGCAAAGCGGTTATCGCCCCTGGGAGGTGATCAACAGCACCCCTGAGCTGGCCGAAGCGATCCATCTGATCGAAAGTGGCCACTTCAGCAACGGCGATGCCGACCTGTTCCGCCCTCTGCTCGACAACCTCACCGGCAGCGATCCCTTCTTCGTGATGGCCGATTTCGCCGACTACCTCCGCGCCCAGGACGCCGTCAGCCAGGCCTGGAGCGACCGCACCCAATGGAACCGCATGTCGGTATTGAACGCTGCTCGAAGCGGCTTCTTCTCCTCCGACCGCTCAATCCAGGAATACTGCGATCACATCTGGAAAGTACAGCCCCTGAAAGTCGACATCACCTGCGACGTGCGCTGA
- a CDS encoding cation:proton antiporter has product MLVPLELAQLSPMLSELSSHDLEVAETLIGVVRFLLIFVAARTLAEVLVRFQLPTILGELLAGVIIGASGLHLLVPPETQAHLSDSFSQLIGGLASIPPDAIPEIYNETFPSLQAVATLGLYALLFLTGLESELDELVAVGGQAFTVAVAGVVLPFAIGTAGLMAIFHVDLIPAVFAGASMTATSIGITASVFGELGYLKTREGQIVIGAAVLDDILGIVILAVVVSVAAGGTFSMAPILKLVVAAIVFVVAAIGLSRTAAPAFDWLIDKLKAPGEVLVASFVILTLSCFAATAIGLEAALGAFAAGLILSGSKHNHAIQQAVLPIVTLFATIFFVLVGAGMDLSVINPLDPASRSALVVAGFLLVIAILGKIAAGWAFVSKQPTNRLVVGLGMMPRGEVGLIFLGLGTSAGLLSPSLEAAILVMVIGTTFLAPVLLRLVLGGNTPDGGDKVDDSVAADPVGLV; this is encoded by the coding sequence ATGCTTGTGCCCTTGGAGCTGGCCCAGCTCTCTCCGATGCTGAGTGAGCTCAGCAGCCACGATCTGGAGGTGGCTGAAACCCTGATCGGGGTGGTGCGCTTCCTGTTGATCTTCGTGGCTGCCCGCACTCTGGCGGAGGTGTTGGTGCGGTTTCAGCTGCCCACGATCCTCGGGGAACTGTTGGCCGGCGTGATCATCGGTGCGTCGGGCTTGCATCTGCTGGTGCCGCCTGAAACCCAGGCCCATCTCAGCGACAGCTTCAGCCAGCTCATCGGTGGACTGGCCTCGATTCCGCCGGATGCCATTCCGGAGATCTACAACGAGACCTTCCCCTCGTTGCAGGCGGTCGCCACCCTTGGCCTCTATGCCCTGCTGTTCCTCACCGGTCTTGAGAGTGAATTAGATGAGCTCGTGGCGGTTGGTGGTCAGGCCTTCACGGTTGCAGTCGCCGGTGTTGTGTTGCCCTTTGCCATTGGCACCGCAGGCCTGATGGCCATTTTCCACGTGGATCTGATTCCGGCAGTGTTCGCTGGTGCCTCGATGACCGCCACCAGCATCGGTATTACCGCCAGCGTGTTTGGCGAACTGGGTTACCTGAAAACCCGTGAGGGCCAGATCGTGATTGGCGCTGCTGTGCTTGACGACATCCTCGGCATCGTGATCTTGGCGGTGGTGGTGTCCGTGGCGGCTGGAGGCACCTTCTCGATGGCTCCGATCCTCAAGCTGGTGGTGGCAGCGATCGTTTTTGTGGTGGCGGCCATTGGCCTCAGCCGCACGGCAGCGCCTGCTTTCGACTGGCTGATCGACAAACTTAAAGCCCCGGGGGAAGTGCTCGTGGCGTCCTTTGTGATCCTTACGCTCAGCTGCTTTGCCGCCACAGCCATCGGTCTGGAGGCTGCCCTGGGCGCGTTCGCGGCTGGCTTGATTCTGAGCGGCTCGAAGCACAACCACGCCATTCAGCAGGCGGTGCTGCCGATCGTGACCCTGTTCGCCACGATTTTCTTTGTGCTGGTGGGTGCCGGCATGGATCTGTCGGTGATCAATCCGTTGGATCCCGCCAGCCGTTCGGCTCTTGTGGTGGCCGGCTTCCTGTTGGTGATTGCCATCCTCGGCAAGATCGCTGCAGGTTGGGCCTTTGTGAGCAAACAGCCCACCAACCGTTTGGTGGTGGGCTTGGGAATGATGCCCCGGGGTGAAGTGGGCCTGATCTTCCTCGGGCTCGGTACGAGTGCGGGTCTGCTCTCGCCCTCTCTGGAGGCCGCCATCCTTGTGATGGTGATCGGCACCACCTTCCTGGCACCGGTGCTGTTGCGTCTGGTGCTTGGTGGCAACACCCCCGATGGGGGCGACAAGGTGGACGACTCGGTTGCCGCCGATCCAGTCGGATTGGTCTGA
- a CDS encoding mannose-1-phosphate guanylyltransferase/mannose-6-phosphate isomerase, translating into MSTPLIPVILCGGTGTRLWPLSRASYPKQYWALGGSGDDTLLQQTQQRLEGLEDLANPLVICNEDHRFIVAEQMRQIGIKPSAILLEPMGRNTAPAVAIAALQATSRGEDPLLLVLAADHVIRDGAQFRTTVEAGRAAAEAGQLVTFGIVPTAPETGYGYIEATAPLQAGTLSPTPIARFVEKPDRAKAEGFLATGRFTWNSGMFLFRASAMLAELERLAPEVVSCCRAALEQDAADLDFRRLDKSAFARCPNVAIDVAVMEQTQLGAVLPLDAGWSDVGSWSALWDTSDKDSEGNVLRGRVISEGSSNCYLRSEHRLVVGLGIDNLVVVETDDAVLVASRDQAQNVKRVVGQLEADGSPEGKAHRRIYRPWGHYTGVMEGSRWQVKRISVKPGASLSLQMHHHRAEHWVVVRGTALVERDGEEQLVGENQSTYIPMGCHHRLSNPGRIAVEMIEVQSGEYLGEDDIVRFDDVYGRSDQKSIAS; encoded by the coding sequence GTGAGCACGCCCCTGATTCCTGTCATTCTCTGCGGCGGCACGGGCACCCGCCTCTGGCCTCTGTCCCGCGCCAGCTATCCCAAGCAGTACTGGGCTCTCGGCGGCAGTGGTGATGACACTCTGCTGCAACAGACCCAGCAGCGACTAGAAGGCCTTGAAGACCTGGCGAATCCCCTTGTGATCTGCAACGAAGATCACCGCTTCATCGTGGCTGAACAGATGCGCCAGATCGGCATCAAGCCGAGCGCCATTCTGCTTGAGCCCATGGGCCGCAACACAGCTCCGGCAGTGGCCATTGCTGCCCTCCAGGCCACCTCCCGTGGCGAAGACCCACTGCTACTGGTGTTGGCTGCCGACCATGTGATTCGCGATGGCGCCCAGTTCCGAACCACGGTGGAGGCGGGCCGTGCCGCAGCTGAGGCCGGCCAATTGGTGACGTTCGGGATCGTGCCCACCGCACCGGAGACCGGCTATGGCTACATCGAAGCCACCGCACCACTTCAAGCCGGCACCCTCAGTCCCACACCGATCGCCCGCTTTGTGGAAAAGCCGGATCGGGCTAAGGCCGAAGGCTTCCTAGCCACCGGCCGCTTTACCTGGAACAGCGGCATGTTCCTGTTCCGTGCCAGCGCCATGTTGGCGGAACTGGAACGGCTGGCACCCGAGGTGGTGAGTTGCTGCCGAGCCGCCCTGGAACAGGACGCTGCCGACCTCGACTTCCGTCGCCTCGACAAGAGTGCCTTTGCCCGCTGCCCCAACGTGGCCATCGACGTGGCCGTGATGGAACAAACCCAGCTGGGCGCTGTACTGCCGCTGGATGCCGGCTGGAGTGACGTGGGCAGCTGGAGCGCGCTCTGGGACACCTCCGACAAAGACAGTGAGGGCAATGTGCTGCGCGGCCGGGTAATCAGCGAAGGCAGCAGCAATTGCTATCTGCGCAGCGAACACCGGCTGGTGGTGGGGTTGGGCATCGACAACCTGGTGGTGGTGGAAACCGACGACGCCGTCCTGGTGGCCAGCCGCGATCAAGCCCAGAACGTGAAGCGCGTGGTGGGCCAACTGGAAGCCGACGGCAGCCCCGAGGGCAAGGCCCACCGGCGGATTTACCGCCCCTGGGGCCACTACACCGGGGTAATGGAAGGCAGCCGCTGGCAGGTGAAACGCATCTCGGTGAAACCGGGGGCCAGCCTGTCGCTCCAGATGCACCACCACCGGGCGGAGCACTGGGTGGTGGTGCGCGGCACTGCCCTAGTGGAGCGCGACGGCGAAGAGCAACTGGTGGGCGAAAACCAAAGCACTTACATCCCCATGGGCTGCCACCACCGCCTCAGCAACCCTGGCCGCATCGCTGTGGAAATGATCGAAGTGCAGAGCGGCGAATATCTCGGCGAAGACGACATCGTGCGCTTCGACGACGTTTACGGGCGCAGCGACCAAAAATCCATAGCCAGCTAA
- the rnc gene encoding ribonuclease III, whose product MPIDSAPSDPSPLRDEQLMRFCADLGLNPSTSPNAARTLALVDEALTHTSTGRHINHERLEFLGDAVLRLAASEYIEQHHPQLPVGERSALRAQLVSDRWLAALGDSIGIEAVQTIGAKARGDDAARATLRAEATEALIGALYQGWGSIEPVHSWLTPHWQRTSAAVLADPHKGNAKSALQEWSQARKLGLPTYCSEEQSQRHGDPKRFRCQVELQGKTLAEGWGGSRRDAEQRAAQAALQSLEGGS is encoded by the coding sequence GTGCCCATCGATTCGGCCCCATCCGATCCCTCACCTCTGCGCGATGAGCAACTGATGCGCTTCTGCGCAGACCTGGGATTGAACCCCTCCACTAGCCCAAATGCAGCCCGAACCCTGGCGCTGGTGGATGAAGCGCTGACCCACACCTCCACCGGCAGGCACATCAACCACGAGCGTCTCGAATTTCTCGGGGATGCCGTTCTTCGACTGGCAGCCAGTGAATACATCGAACAGCACCACCCCCAACTCCCCGTTGGCGAGCGCTCCGCCCTGCGGGCTCAACTGGTGAGCGACCGTTGGCTTGCCGCCCTCGGCGACAGCATCGGCATCGAAGCAGTGCAAACCATCGGCGCCAAGGCCCGCGGGGACGACGCGGCGCGCGCGACCCTGCGAGCAGAAGCCACCGAGGCCCTGATCGGAGCGCTGTATCAGGGATGGGGATCCATCGAGCCCGTGCACAGCTGGCTCACCCCTCACTGGCAGCGGACCAGTGCAGCAGTGCTGGCCGACCCCCACAAGGGCAATGCCAAGTCGGCTCTGCAGGAGTGGAGCCAAGCCCGCAAGCTCGGCCTACCCACCTATTGCAGTGAGGAGCAAAGTCAACGCCATGGCGACCCAAAACGGTTCCGCTGCCAGGTGGAACTGCAAGGCAAAACCCTGGCGGAAGGCTGGGGAGGATCACGGCGTGACGCTGAACAGCGCGCAGCCCAGGCGGCGCTTCAGAGTCTTGAAGGTGGCAGCTGA
- a CDS encoding ion transporter: MVLESDTRAGRLYNLVVFGAILLSVVGLLFEPAPGLASASSALVPAWVDWIDRLALAIFAADLVLHLIASPRPLAYLRSVYGLIDLSAVLFFAVPQINSGLVLWVFKFGRILRVFKQLRFMDEARALGAALKASARRISVFILFVLILQVVLGYVMVVVESFHPQSQFRSVAQGVYWAVVTMTTVGYGDIVPQTALGRILAMAVMLLGFGIIAIPTGIVTVEGLRRAGVRADLRTFNCDQCGQPNHRAKARYCDRCGAQLPPSRL; encoded by the coding sequence GTGGTGCTCGAATCCGACACGCGTGCCGGCAGGCTTTACAACCTGGTCGTTTTCGGCGCGATCCTGCTCAGCGTCGTGGGTCTGCTGTTCGAGCCTGCTCCAGGTCTGGCTTCGGCTTCGTCCGCACTAGTGCCTGCGTGGGTTGACTGGATCGACCGTCTGGCCCTGGCGATTTTCGCCGCCGATCTGGTGTTGCATCTGATCGCAAGCCCTAGGCCTCTGGCCTATCTGCGCAGCGTGTATGGCCTGATTGATCTGTCGGCGGTGTTGTTTTTTGCCGTGCCGCAGATCAACAGCGGCTTAGTGCTGTGGGTGTTCAAGTTCGGTCGCATCCTGCGGGTCTTTAAGCAGCTGCGCTTCATGGATGAGGCCCGCGCCCTCGGGGCAGCCCTCAAGGCCAGTGCCCGGCGTATCAGCGTGTTCATTCTGTTTGTGCTGATCCTCCAGGTGGTGCTCGGCTACGTGATGGTGGTAGTGGAGAGCTTCCATCCACAAAGCCAGTTCCGCTCTGTCGCTCAGGGCGTGTATTGGGCTGTGGTCACCATGACCACCGTTGGTTACGGCGACATCGTGCCGCAGACGGCCCTGGGCCGAATCCTTGCCATGGCTGTGATGCTGCTCGGTTTCGGAATCATTGCGATTCCCACAGGCATCGTCACGGTGGAGGGGCTGCGCCGGGCTGGGGTCCGGGCTGATCTCCGAACGTTCAACTGCGACCAGTGCGGGCAGCCCAATCACCGCGCTAAGGCTCGGTATTGCGATCGCTGTGGGGCTCAGCTGCCACCTTCAAGACTCTGA